One genomic segment of Pedobacter endophyticus includes these proteins:
- the purH gene encoding bifunctional phosphoribosylaminoimidazolecarboxamide formyltransferase/IMP cyclohydrolase, with the protein MSQPIKIKNALISVYYKDGLEPLVKLLAAQGVQLFSTGGTEQFIKDLNLPVTAVEDLTGYPSILGGRVKTLHPKVFGGILNRRGLASDQEQISTYEIPEIDLVIVDLYPFEETVKAGGTAEEIIEKIDIGGISLIRAAAKNFNDVVIIASKNDYPTLQAQLEEQNGETTLTQRKAYAKKAFHTSSHYDTAIFNYFNEEEPLDVFKQSVADAKTLRYGENPHQGAVFYGDLDAMFTKLNGKELSYNNLVDVDAAVALIDEFEDPTFAILKHTNACGIASRPTVKQAWIDALACDPVSAFGGVLITNVEVDLATAEEINNLFFEVLIAPSYQPEAVELFSKKKNRVILQRNNVELSKKQFKTLLNGVIEQDKDLIIEGPEQMTTVTDKAPTEQELKDLHFANKIVKHTKSNTIVLVKNDVLIASGVGQTSRVDALRQAIEKAASFGFSVAGSAMASDAFFPFPDCVEIAADAGITAVLQPGGSIKDADSVAKANEKGIAMVTTGVRHFKH; encoded by the coding sequence ATGAGTCAACCCATTAAAATCAAAAACGCTTTAATTTCAGTATATTATAAGGATGGTTTGGAGCCATTGGTAAAATTGTTAGCCGCTCAAGGTGTCCAATTATTCTCTACCGGTGGTACAGAGCAGTTTATTAAGGATTTAAATTTACCAGTTACGGCCGTTGAAGATTTAACGGGTTATCCCTCAATTTTAGGTGGACGTGTTAAAACGCTTCATCCAAAAGTTTTTGGCGGTATCTTAAATCGCCGGGGCTTAGCTTCCGATCAGGAGCAAATTTCAACTTACGAAATTCCTGAAATTGATTTGGTTATTGTTGATTTATATCCATTTGAAGAAACCGTAAAAGCCGGAGGAACAGCAGAGGAAATTATCGAAAAAATTGATATCGGCGGAATTTCTTTGATTCGTGCCGCTGCCAAAAACTTTAACGATGTAGTGATTATTGCATCTAAAAACGATTACCCTACTTTACAAGCTCAATTAGAAGAACAAAACGGTGAAACCACTTTGACACAGCGTAAAGCTTATGCCAAAAAAGCGTTTCATACGTCTTCTCATTACGATACTGCGATTTTTAACTATTTTAATGAGGAAGAACCGCTTGATGTATTTAAGCAAAGTGTGGCCGATGCCAAAACCTTACGTTATGGCGAAAACCCGCATCAGGGAGCGGTATTTTATGGCGATTTAGATGCCATGTTTACCAAATTGAACGGAAAAGAGCTTTCGTACAACAACCTTGTTGATGTTGATGCTGCTGTGGCATTGATTGACGAATTTGAAGATCCAACTTTTGCCATTTTAAAACATACCAACGCTTGCGGCATTGCCTCTCGCCCTACTGTTAAACAAGCGTGGATTGATGCCCTGGCTTGCGATCCGGTTTCGGCTTTTGGTGGTGTATTAATTACCAATGTTGAGGTCGATTTGGCAACTGCAGAAGAAATTAACAACTTATTTTTTGAGGTTTTAATTGCACCATCTTACCAGCCAGAGGCCGTTGAGTTGTTCAGCAAAAAGAAAAATCGCGTTATTTTACAGCGCAATAATGTTGAATTGAGCAAAAAGCAATTCAAAACTTTGTTAAATGGGGTTATTGAGCAGGATAAAGATTTAATTATCGAGGGTCCTGAGCAAATGACGACTGTTACTGATAAAGCACCAACCGAACAGGAACTTAAAGACCTTCATTTTGCCAATAAAATTGTTAAGCACACCAAATCGAACACAATCGTTTTGGTTAAAAATGATGTACTGATTGCAAGCGGCGTGGGCCAGACTTCGCGTGTTGACGCATTGAGACAGGCGATTGAAAAAGCAGCTTCGTTTGGCTTTAGTGTTGCGGGTTCGGCAATGGCATCTGATGCTTTTTTCCCATTTCCTGATTGTGTAGAAATAGCTGCCGATGCAGGAATTACTGCGGTTTTACAACCCGGCGGATCGATTAAAGATGCTGATTCGGTTGCAAAGGCAAACGAAAAAGGCATTGCAATGGTAACTACTGGCGTAAGGCATTTTAAGCACTAG
- the purN gene encoding phosphoribosylglycinamide formyltransferase has product MKKRIAIFASGSGSNAQKLMEHFKRSNEIEISLVLTNNPDAYVLQRADNFEIPTHIFDKNEFYKTDDVIDLLKNLDIDFIVLAGFLWLIPQNLIAEYPGRIVNIHPAILPKFGGKGMYGDHVHNAVISAGELEGGITIHYVDENYDEGEYIYQARYKIDKEDNLEMVKFKGQQLEHLHYPRIVEMLVKKIKK; this is encoded by the coding sequence GTGAAAAAACGAATAGCCATCTTTGCTTCTGGTTCTGGTTCTAATGCGCAAAAGCTCATGGAACACTTTAAAAGAAGTAATGAAATCGAAATCTCCCTGGTTTTGACAAACAATCCCGACGCTTATGTGCTTCAAAGAGCGGATAATTTCGAAATCCCGACTCATATTTTTGATAAAAACGAATTTTATAAAACGGACGATGTAATCGACCTGCTTAAAAATCTGGATATAGACTTTATTGTGCTTGCCGGATTTTTATGGTTAATTCCTCAAAACCTTATTGCCGAGTACCCCGGCCGGATTGTGAATATTCACCCTGCCATTTTACCCAAATTTGGCGGCAAGGGCATGTACGGCGACCATGTACATAATGCGGTTATCAGCGCTGGCGAACTCGAGGGCGGTATTACCATACATTATGTTGATGAAAATTACGACGAAGGTGAATATATTTATCAGGCCAGGTACAAAATTGACAAAGAAGACAACCTCGAAATGGTAAAATTTAAGGGCCAACAACTCGAGCACCTTCATTACCCAAGAATTGTTGAAATGTTGGTAAAAAAAATCAAGAAATAA
- the rpsT gene encoding 30S ribosomal protein S20: MANHKSSLKRIRANATKRLRNRYQAKTTRTFIKRLRAAEDKKSASDLLPKVISMLDRLAKKNIIHKNKAANNKSKLTKFVNGLA; encoded by the coding sequence ATGGCAAATCATAAATCTTCATTAAAAAGAATTAGAGCAAACGCAACAAAACGTTTACGCAACAGATACCAGGCAAAAACTACACGTACCTTTATTAAAAGATTACGTGCTGCAGAAGACAAAAAATCGGCATCAGATTTATTGCCTAAAGTGATCTCTATGTTAGATCGTTTAGCTAAAAAGAACATTATTCACAAAAATAAAGCTGCTAACAACAAATCAAAATTAACGAAATTCGTTAACGGTTTAGCATAA
- the radC gene encoding RadC family protein: MEEYDHKLGIKMWAEEDRPREKLLQNGRRHLTDAELIAILIGSGNKDETSVDLSKRILSFYENKLTKLGKASIQDLSKFKGIGEAKALSIVAALELGLRRKETEEEQIVEVTASSDAHKYLLQTFADLNHEEFWILLLNRSNRIIGKHLISKGGQAGTIADPKIIFKIALENNAASIVLAHNHPSGSLKPSESDDKLTKQLIRSGEMLSLLVVDHLIFANEKYYSYKDNDNM, translated from the coding sequence ATGGAAGAATACGATCATAAACTGGGTATAAAAATGTGGGCCGAAGAAGATCGTCCGCGTGAAAAATTATTGCAGAACGGCCGAAGGCACTTAACAGATGCAGAATTAATAGCAATATTAATCGGTTCGGGAAATAAAGATGAAACGTCGGTCGACCTAAGTAAGCGGATTCTATCCTTTTATGAAAACAAGCTAACCAAATTGGGCAAGGCATCAATACAAGATCTTTCGAAGTTTAAGGGGATTGGCGAGGCAAAGGCACTATCGATAGTTGCAGCACTTGAACTAGGCTTGCGCAGAAAAGAAACTGAGGAAGAACAGATTGTTGAGGTTACGGCATCAAGCGATGCCCACAAATATCTGCTGCAAACTTTTGCCGATCTCAACCATGAGGAATTCTGGATCTTGCTCCTCAATCGTTCCAACCGCATCATTGGCAAGCATTTAATCAGCAAGGGAGGCCAGGCCGGAACGATTGCCGATCCGAAAATTATCTTTAAAATCGCACTCGAAAATAATGCCGCAAGCATTGTGCTGGCCCATAACCATCCATCGGGCAGTTTAAAGCCCAGCGAAAGCGACGATAAACTCACTAAACAATTGATAAGATCCGGCGAAATGCTCAGCCTGCTTGTGGTTGACCATTTAATATTTGCCAATGAAAAATATTACAGCTATAAAGATAACGATAACATGTAA
- a CDS encoding endonuclease/exonuclease/phosphatase family protein, whose product MKTLKLIVSLLVTSTMALAQKKEAPINLITYNIRLNVASDGVNAWPNRKDNVKALVKFHDADILCVQEALPEQFDALLENSNFDVVGVGREDGKRKGEFSAVYFDKDRFTKKDGGTFWLSETPDVPSKGWDAALNRVCSWVRLYDKLNKKEFLVFNTHYDHIGVQARIESAKLLKQKIQQIAPTLPVVFTGDLNVTPETEAIATIKSFLIDAKEISEEPPYGPNGTFNAFDFNSDLKNRIDYIFVNKGFKVKKFAVLTDSKDKRYFSDHLPVFVRLYIK is encoded by the coding sequence ATGAAAACCCTTAAACTCATCGTTTCGCTGCTCGTAACCTCAACCATGGCCCTCGCCCAAAAAAAAGAGGCGCCGATTAATTTAATTACCTACAACATCCGTTTAAATGTTGCCTCAGATGGCGTAAACGCCTGGCCAAACCGTAAAGATAACGTAAAGGCCTTAGTCAAGTTCCACGATGCAGATATTCTTTGCGTGCAAGAGGCGCTACCCGAACAATTTGATGCCTTGCTCGAAAACTCTAATTTTGATGTTGTTGGCGTTGGACGTGAGGATGGAAAACGTAAAGGCGAATTCTCGGCAGTTTATTTTGATAAAGACCGGTTTACCAAAAAGGACGGTGGGACTTTTTGGCTTTCAGAAACGCCCGATGTACCATCGAAGGGATGGGATGCCGCGTTAAACCGTGTTTGCAGCTGGGTTAGGCTTTACGATAAATTGAACAAAAAAGAGTTTCTGGTTTTTAACACCCATTACGATCACATTGGAGTACAAGCCCGGATTGAATCTGCTAAACTATTAAAACAAAAAATACAGCAAATTGCGCCAACATTACCAGTTGTTTTTACCGGCGATTTAAACGTAACGCCAGAAACCGAGGCCATCGCCACAATTAAATCATTTTTGATTGATGCAAAAGAAATTTCCGAAGAACCGCCTTATGGGCCGAACGGAACCTTTAATGCCTTCGATTTTAATAGTGATTTGAAAAATAGAATCGATTATATCTTTGTAAATAAAGGCTTCAAAGTAAAGAAATTTGCTGTGTTAACCGATAGTAAGGATAAAAGGTATTTTTCAGACCATTTGCCTGTTTTTGTTAGGTTGTATATTAAATAA
- a CDS encoding prolipoprotein diacylglyceryl transferase, producing the protein MSAIQPSPFPFQFELFGERFHYHYIFETLAFIIGIRVYCYLKKGISDPISDDNRLWIMLGAMLGALVGSRIVAVLETPEVLNHLTLSILYQSKTIVGGLLGGLIGVELIKKAIKVNVASGDIYVVPIIVALFIGRIGCFSMGIDEPTYGIPTSFFTGMNLGDGIKRHPIMLYEMVFLISLLLMFSRIRTRNMLNGDRFKLFMVLYFLFRFLIEFIKPYQNLFLHLSSIHWSAIFIFLYYYKFIFRIIKSPS; encoded by the coding sequence TTGAGCGCCATTCAGCCATCACCGTTTCCGTTTCAGTTCGAGCTTTTTGGCGAGCGTTTTCATTACCATTATATTTTCGAAACGCTGGCTTTTATTATCGGAATCCGCGTTTACTGTTACTTAAAAAAGGGAATATCTGATCCGATCAGCGACGACAATCGGTTGTGGATTATGCTGGGCGCAATGCTGGGTGCCCTTGTAGGCTCGAGGATAGTTGCCGTTTTAGAAACGCCAGAGGTTTTAAACCATCTTACACTTTCCATATTGTATCAAAGCAAAACCATTGTAGGCGGTCTGCTTGGCGGTTTAATCGGGGTAGAACTCATTAAAAAAGCCATCAAGGTGAATGTAGCTTCCGGCGATATTTATGTTGTTCCTATAATAGTGGCGCTTTTTATCGGGCGTATCGGTTGTTTTTCAATGGGGATTGACGAACCAACCTACGGAATTCCTACCAGTTTTTTCACCGGCATGAACCTGGGCGATGGCATAAAAAGGCACCCGATTATGTTGTATGAGATGGTGTTTCTCATCAGTCTGTTACTGATGTTTAGCCGTATAAGAACGAGGAACATGCTCAACGGCGACCGTTTTAAGCTGTTTATGGTGCTGTACTTCCTTTTTCGGTTCCTGATCGAATTTATAAAGCCCTATCAAAACCTTTTTCTTCACTTAAGCAGCATTCATTGGTCAGCTATATTTATTTTTCTGTATTATTATAAATTCATTTTCAGGATTATTAAATCCCCCAGCTAA
- a CDS encoding radical SAM protein has protein sequence MCTDHEQHSCLTVVEVTDRCNLACPTCYAMSSPNYGRHRTLEEINRMLDVVVANEGEPDVVQLSGGEPTVHPEFFAILDLAKTKPIKHLMVNTNGIRIAKDIKFVEKLATYMPDFEIYLQFDSFSAEVLTKLRGEDLTEVRRKAIDHLNQFNISTTLVVTLQNGLNDHEIGDILAYALKQKCVRGVTFQPTQVAGRNDDYNDQKGRITLTEVRRKIYEQSPIFTPQDLIPVPCNPDALCMAYALKVGDEVFPMTHLINPEDLLNNSKNTIVFEHDEKLKEHMINLFSTGVSVDCAENTFGELMCCLPRVQSDNLSYDNLFRIIIMNFMDPLDFDVRAVKKSCVHIVSDKYKIVPFETMNIFYRDNKIDAIREKLNMN, from the coding sequence TTGTGTACCGACCACGAACAGCACTCGTGTTTAACCGTTGTAGAAGTTACCGATCGATGCAACCTCGCCTGCCCAACCTGCTACGCAATGTCGTCGCCGAATTATGGCCGTCACCGTACCCTCGAAGAAATAAACCGAATGCTCGACGTGGTGGTTGCTAACGAAGGTGAGCCCGATGTGGTCCAATTATCTGGAGGCGAGCCCACTGTTCACCCCGAGTTTTTTGCCATACTGGATTTGGCCAAAACCAAGCCTATTAAACACTTAATGGTGAACACCAATGGAATAAGAATTGCTAAAGACATTAAATTTGTTGAAAAACTGGCCACTTATATGCCCGATTTCGAAATTTATTTGCAGTTCGATAGTTTTAGTGCAGAGGTTTTAACCAAATTAAGGGGAGAAGACTTAACCGAAGTGAGGAGAAAAGCCATCGATCATTTAAATCAATTCAACATATCTACTACATTGGTGGTAACGCTCCAAAATGGCTTAAACGATCATGAGATCGGCGACATACTGGCCTATGCGCTTAAACAGAAATGCGTTCGCGGAGTAACTTTCCAACCCACACAGGTGGCGGGCAGAAATGACGATTACAATGACCAAAAGGGGAGAATTACTTTAACCGAGGTGAGGCGGAAGATTTACGAGCAGTCGCCCATATTTACACCCCAAGATTTAATTCCCGTGCCCTGCAATCCTGATGCACTTTGCATGGCCTATGCATTAAAAGTAGGCGACGAGGTTTTCCCGATGACGCATTTGATCAACCCCGAGGATTTACTGAACAATTCCAAAAACACCATTGTTTTTGAGCATGACGAAAAGCTGAAGGAGCACATGATCAATTTGTTTAGCACAGGTGTATCGGTAGATTGTGCCGAAAATACTTTTGGCGAGCTAATGTGCTGCCTGCCCCGCGTACAGTCGGATAATTTGAGTTATGATAACCTTTTCCGTATTATTATCATGAATTTTATGGACCCCTTGGATTTCGATGTCAGGGCAGTTAAAAAGTCGTGCGTGCACATCGTTAGCGACAAATATAAAATCGTGCCTTTCGAAACCATGAATATTTTTTATCGTGATAATAAAATCGATGCAATCAGGGAAAAACTAAATATGAATTGA
- a CDS encoding HepT-like ribonuclease domain-containing protein, producing the protein MIRSLEIIGEASSKLDDEFRHKYPHIEWRKILSTRNKLIHNYFGIDYDIVWDIVVNKLPNLKIFLEEILAGH; encoded by the coding sequence TTGATTAGAAGTCTCGAGATAATTGGAGAAGCAAGTTCGAAACTAGACGACGAATTTCGCCATAAATACCCTCACATTGAATGGAGAAAAATTCTAAGCACTCGAAATAAGCTTATTCATAACTATTTCGGCATTGACTATGATATTGTTTGGGATATTGTTGTTAACAAGTTGCCGAACCTAAAAATCTTTTTAGAAGAAATATTAGCTGGACATTAG
- a CDS encoding nucleotidyltransferase family protein, which translates to MAIEVNTKAALLAQLKTNAEKIKSFGVEKLGVFGSFSTDSVTKDSDIDLLIEFVPSKKNFDNFIDLSFYLEELFNRKVEIVTPQSLSKHIGPHILKQTQYVSI; encoded by the coding sequence ATGGCTATAGAGGTAAATACAAAAGCGGCGCTTCTTGCTCAGCTTAAAACAAATGCAGAAAAAATAAAATCATTTGGCGTTGAAAAACTGGGCGTGTTTGGTTCTTTTAGCACAGACAGCGTGACAAAGGATAGCGACATTGATTTACTTATTGAATTTGTGCCCTCGAAAAAAAACTTCGACAATTTTATTGATTTATCATTCTATCTTGAAGAGCTATTTAACAGAAAAGTTGAAATTGTAACTCCGCAATCATTGAGTAAACATATTGGTCCCCATATTTTAAAACAAACCCAATATGTTAGCATCTAA
- the pheT gene encoding phenylalanine--tRNA ligase subunit beta translates to MKISYNWLKQFVQIDKTPQELSLILTDIGLEVESVDQVQPVVGGLAGLVIGEVLTCAQHPNADRLRVTTVNVGGPENLQIVCGAPNVGAGQKVIVATVGTTVYPLGGEPFKIKESKIRGEVSQGMICAEDEIGLGKSHDGIMILADDTPIGIAAKDHFKMEDDFVFEIGLTPNRADAASHLGVARDLAAYFRSEYEMPDLSAFKTDNENRVVAVEVEDLQACPRYSSLTISGVTVTESPDWLKDKLKVIGLRPINNVVDITNYVLHGFGQPLHAFDADKIAGGKVIVKKVDEGTPFVTLDDVERKLSADDLMICNADEPMCIAGVFGGKTSGVDNNTKTIFLESAYFNSVSVRKTAKRHGLKTDASFRFERGTDPEITVKALKYAALLIKQLAGGEISSSISDIYPNPIRPFEFEVSYTNINKLIGANIPSAEIKHIITALGISATSTSDDTLALRVPSFKVDVTRECDITEEVLRIYGYNNIEIPSKVNASLSYSVKPEKENTNNVIADLLTANGYAEIMCNSLTKSAYSKNLDEAVFILNPLSSDLNVMRQNLLMPALESVAYNQNRKNADVKFYEFGKTYHLIEGQYVERPRLLLLISGAKQSEQWNQNSKPATFYNLKAAVDAVISRLGISSYQTDTLNDENFAYGIKYFRGNKTLVNFGAASKADRKVADVNAEVFYADFDWAALLDIVKKNKIVNKELSKYPTVRRDLSLLIDQAVTFDTLKGIAFKTDKKLIKEVGVFDVYMGDKLPEGKKSYALNFILQDEEQTLTEKQIENTMQKLIANLTQQAGAEIRK, encoded by the coding sequence ATGAAAATATCATATAACTGGTTAAAACAATTCGTACAAATAGATAAAACGCCTCAAGAGCTTTCCTTAATCTTAACCGATATTGGTTTGGAGGTAGAAAGTGTAGATCAGGTTCAGCCTGTTGTGGGTGGCTTGGCGGGCTTGGTTATTGGCGAGGTTTTAACTTGCGCTCAACACCCCAATGCCGATCGTTTGCGTGTAACGACCGTAAACGTTGGTGGGCCCGAAAATCTGCAAATTGTTTGTGGTGCACCCAATGTTGGTGCCGGACAAAAGGTAATTGTAGCTACCGTGGGCACAACCGTTTATCCTTTAGGGGGTGAGCCCTTCAAAATCAAGGAATCAAAAATCAGGGGCGAAGTTTCGCAGGGAATGATCTGTGCTGAAGATGAAATTGGACTTGGTAAATCGCACGATGGAATTATGATTTTGGCCGATGATACCCCAATCGGTATCGCCGCAAAAGATCATTTTAAAATGGAAGATGATTTTGTATTCGAAATCGGTTTAACGCCCAATCGTGCCGATGCAGCCTCTCATTTGGGTGTAGCCAGAGATTTGGCCGCCTATTTCAGAAGCGAGTACGAAATGCCAGATTTATCAGCCTTTAAAACCGATAACGAAAACCGCGTTGTGGCGGTAGAGGTTGAAGATTTACAAGCTTGCCCGCGTTACAGCAGCTTAACCATTTCTGGTGTAACCGTTACCGAATCGCCCGATTGGCTGAAAGATAAACTTAAGGTAATTGGTTTGCGCCCCATTAACAATGTGGTAGATATTACCAACTATGTGCTGCATGGCTTTGGCCAACCGTTACATGCGTTCGATGCCGATAAAATTGCTGGTGGAAAAGTGATTGTAAAAAAAGTTGATGAAGGTACACCTTTTGTTACACTTGATGATGTGGAACGTAAACTTAGCGCCGATGATCTGATGATTTGCAACGCCGATGAGCCAATGTGTATCGCCGGTGTTTTTGGAGGGAAAACTTCTGGTGTTGATAACAATACGAAGACCATCTTTTTAGAAAGCGCCTATTTTAATTCGGTTTCTGTGCGTAAAACCGCTAAAAGGCACGGCTTAAAAACCGATGCATCTTTCCGTTTCGAACGTGGAACAGATCCTGAAATTACAGTTAAGGCCCTAAAATATGCCGCATTATTGATTAAGCAACTGGCGGGCGGCGAAATTTCATCGTCAATTTCTGATATTTATCCAAACCCGATTCGTCCGTTCGAATTTGAGGTGAGCTATACCAACATCAACAAGTTGATTGGCGCCAATATTCCGTCCGCAGAAATTAAGCACATTATTACAGCGTTGGGCATTTCGGCAACCAGCACATCTGATGACACTTTGGCGTTGCGAGTTCCCTCTTTTAAGGTTGATGTAACCCGCGAATGTGACATTACAGAGGAGGTGTTGCGGATTTATGGTTACAACAACATCGAAATCCCCTCGAAGGTAAACGCCTCGTTATCGTACAGCGTGAAACCAGAGAAAGAAAATACTAATAATGTTATTGCAGATCTTTTAACGGCCAATGGTTATGCCGAAATTATGTGCAACTCATTAACCAAGTCGGCCTATTCTAAAAATCTGGATGAAGCTGTGTTTATTTTAAATCCGCTAAGCAGCGATTTAAATGTAATGCGCCAAAACCTGTTAATGCCCGCCTTAGAAAGCGTTGCCTATAACCAAAACCGAAAAAATGCCGACGTAAAGTTTTACGAATTTGGTAAAACCTATCATTTAATTGAAGGGCAGTATGTAGAGCGCCCACGCTTGTTGTTGTTAATTTCTGGAGCAAAGCAAAGCGAACAATGGAACCAAAATTCAAAACCGGCAACTTTTTACAATTTAAAGGCTGCTGTTGATGCTGTTATCTCACGTTTAGGAATTTCGAGCTACCAAACAGATACCTTAAATGATGAGAACTTTGCTTATGGAATTAAATATTTCCGCGGCAATAAAACGTTGGTAAATTTTGGCGCAGCAAGTAAGGCCGATCGTAAAGTGGCCGATGTAAATGCCGAGGTTTTTTATGCCGATTTCGATTGGGCGGCTTTGCTGGATATTGTAAAGAAAAACAAAATCGTAAATAAAGAACTTTCCAAGTACCCAACCGTGCGAAGAGATTTGTCGTTACTGATCGATCAGGCGGTAACTTTCGATACGTTAAAGGGCATTGCCTTTAAAACGGATAAGAAATTGATTAAGGAAGTTGGCGTTTTTGATGTGTATATGGGCGATAAGCTGCCGGAAGGTAAAAAATCGTATGCACTGAATTTCATTTTGCAAGATGAGGAGCAAACTTTGACGGAGAAGCAGATTGAAAATACGATGCAGAAATTAATCGCAAATTTAACCCAGCAAGCGGGTGCAGAAATTAGGAAATAA
- a CDS encoding cell division protein ZapA: MGEISIKITISDRIYPLKVNTEEEEIVRRAAKMINERIKDYQDNYAVRDKQDLLSMAVLHYATAVLRTENKVQNQDTAVADKVEQLDVLLTDFFTK; this comes from the coding sequence ATGGGAGAAATCTCGATTAAAATAACCATTTCCGATCGCATTTATCCGCTAAAGGTAAATACCGAAGAGGAAGAAATTGTGAGGCGGGCAGCTAAAATGATCAATGAGCGCATAAAAGATTATCAAGATAATTATGCGGTTAGGGATAAGCAGGATCTACTTTCTATGGCCGTGTTGCATTATGCAACAGCGGTACTTAGAACAGAGAACAAAGTGCAAAACCAAGATACTGCAGTTGCCGATAAAGTTGAGCAATTGGATGTTTTACTCACTGATTTTTTTACAAAATAA